A single window of Cheilinus undulatus linkage group 12, ASM1832078v1, whole genome shotgun sequence DNA harbors:
- the LOC121518849 gene encoding P2R1A-PPP2R2A-interacting phosphatase regulator 1 has product MERMEVDQCAGAAGGAGGGALRRSNSAPMITSVSDGMTVFSPVTSARYRRSSVSINPSCPSQLVPLSPFSLTADRLDHKRQEENMEMTLRGSLQRISASSLIPVPPVSQWHDHTSVWFQSQDSGVTPNSSPSPTRRFRPAVSATVRWPALTPLKRKGGVESDGPPKKLFVAGVTDPAHRSSYTVSVSQSAAGSPPAGGVSPQSSPLSLSPPPSFTPFTSHQHPGH; this is encoded by the exons ATGGAACGGATGGAAGTCGACCAGTGCGCAGGCGCAGCTGGCGGAGCAGGAGGCGGGGCACTCCGAAGATCGAACAGCGCCCCGATGATTACTAGCGTCAG TGATGGGATGACCGTCTTCAGTCCCGTGACGTCGGCTCGTTACAGACGCAGCAGTGTGTCCATTAACCCCAGCTGTCCCTCACAG CTTGTCCCTCTGTCTCCTTTCTCTCTGACTGCAGACCGACTGGACCACAAGCGGCAG GAAGAAAACATGGAGATGACGCTCAGAGGAAGTCTGCAGAGAATAAG TGCTTCCAGTCTGATTCCAGTTCCTCCAGTCAGTCAGTGGCATGACCACACGTCAGTG tggTTTCAGTCACAAGACAGCGGCGTCACACCAAACTCCTCCCCGAGTCCCACCAGAAGGTTCAG ACCGGCGGTCAGTGCAACAGTGAGATGGCCTGCTTTAACTCCACTAAAGAGGAAAG GAGGGGTGGAGTCTGACGGACCCCCAAAGAAGCTCTTTGTTGCCGGCGTAACAGACCCTGCCCACCGCAGCAGCTACACGGTCAG TGTTTCGCAGTCAGCAGCAGGTTCTCCACCTGCAGGTGGCGTCAGTCCTCAGTCCAGCCCTCTGTCTCTGTCACCACCCCCTTCCTTCACACCGTTCACCTCCCACCAGCACCCCGGGCACTAA
- the c12h17orf49 gene encoding chromatin complexes subunit BAP18 has product MTSASAKVGEIFSAAGAAFTKLGELTMQLHPVSDSSPAGAKWTETEIEMLRLAVRRFGDDLNNISTVIKERTVAQIKSTVKRKLYEDSRVPISSESPKKTVKKTAVAMTTALPPAAPAMIAVPTSQVVVATGMQNSPSLAPPIKKQKTADVTLSALNDSDVNSDLVDIEGLGDGSTSKKLNFDQESLNLDSSLIMNSSDLPLLSR; this is encoded by the exons ATGACGTCAGCATCTGCAAAG GTCGGGGAGATTTTCTCTGCAGCCGGTGCTGCTTTCACCAAACTGGGAGAGCTAACCATGCAGCTGCACCCAGTGTCTGACTCCAGCCCTGCAGG AGCTAAGTGGACTGAGACGGAGATTGAGATGCTGCGTTTGGCGGTGCGTCGGTTTGGAGACGACTTGAACAACATCAGCACGGTGATCAAAGAGAGGACAGT CGCTCAGATCAAGAGTACGGTGAAGAGGAAGCTGTACGAGGACAGCAGAGTCCCCATCTCCTCTGAGTCCCCCAAGAAGACCGTCAAGAAAACTGCCGTAGCCATGACGACGGCTCTGCCTCCAGCCGCTCCGGCTATGATCGCCGTGCCCACCTCGCAGGTCGTCGTGGCGACGGGGATGCAGAACAGTCCTTCTCTGGCCCCGCCCATTAAGAAACAGAAGACCGCGGATGTGACGCTGAGCGCGCTGAACGACTCGGACGTGAACAGCGACCTGGTGGACATCGAGGGACTCGGGGACGGCTCGACCAGCAAGAAGCTCAACTTTGACCAAG AGAGTCTGAACCTCGACTCGAGCCTCATCATGAACTCCAGTGACCTCCCGCTGCTGTCCcgctga